The genomic stretch TCGGATAGGACCTCCCGGGGGTTCCGAAATGAAGACCCATGCCCCGCCCAAGGCGCAGTGGGCCCGGAACCCGTCCGGTGCTGACTTCCCACGGCGGTCACGGCCGGCCGTACTTCAGGCCCCGCGGCTTTGCGCACCTGGGCTTTCGCCCGGGATTGCCCTTGAACAGGAATGACTCCTCCCGGAAGTGTAGGGAGGCCCCTCGCTGTGGGTCAAGGCGAACACCCGCTCGCACCCACGGCTGCTGGGTCAGTCGTCGCCCGCCTGATTCCAGATGTTCTCGGTATCCGTCTTGAGCGGCGGCGGCGTGGTGTCAACGACGACGTCCTTGCTGTCCTTCTGTCGCATCCGCCCCACGCCATAGGCCTGGACATCGACGGTGTTGCGGCCTTCGCGAAGAACCACCTTTCGCTGGAAGTTTCCCTCCGCATCGGACTTGACGCTGACGCCATCCACCTCCACGCGGCTGCCCGGTGACGTCTGCCCGCGCACGACAAGCTCACGCTCGCGGCGGGTGCGCTCGCTGGGCCAGTCCACCTTGAGCAGGAGACTGGTGGGGATGGGCGACGGTTCCGACGGCGCCTGCCCCGGGCGGACGACGGCCTGCTGTCCCGCGCGGACGATGACGACCTTGCCCTGACCGAGCAGCGTCACCTCACCATCCCGCGTACCCACCGCCACGGTGCCGTCGCCGTTGTTGCTCATGGTGAAGGCACCGGCCTGCTGCAACGTGGCCTTGGCGTCCGCGTTCGCCGCCTTCACCTCGAAGGTGTGACGCTGCCCCGGCCGCACGACGGCGGTGGCCATACCGCGCGACAGGAGGATGCGGGAAAGCGACTCGGTCAGCTCGTCCACGGAAATCTCCGTGCCCGGGTCCATGTGCACTTCCACCGCCTCGCCGCCAATCAGCATGGCGTACGAACCGTCATCGGTGCGCACGCGCTCATCCCGGCGCAGCGCCATGCCCACCGTGGCCTCGCGCCATGAGCCGTCCGTGTTCTGCACCTCCACCTTGCCGGACACCTGCGTGAGCTCCAGCACCAGCGGCTTCTGCACCACGGGCGCCTCGACGACGGGCGGCGCGGCGGGAGGAGGCGGCGGCGGAGGTGGCGGGCGCAGGAAGACGAACCACCCCACTGGCAACGCCGCGAGAATCAGCACGAGGCCAATGAAGAAAGGCGCCTGACGGCGCGATGGGCGGGAATCAGCCATGGGCAGCCTCGTTAGCTATCACAGGCCCCCCGAGGGGCCTCACGCCTTCGGCAGCTTCACGGTGAAGCAACTGCCCTGCTCGACTTCCGAGCGGACTTCGATGCTCCCGCCCGCTTCCGTCACCACACGCCAGGCCACGCTGAGTCCCAACCCCACGTTGGACCACACGTCCTTCGTCGTGAAGAAGGGCTCGAAGATGCGCGGGCGGACGTCGGGGGCAATCCCCTTCCCCGTGTCCTCCACCTCCAGGAAGCCGAAGCCGTCGACTTCGCCCGTGCGCAGGGTGAGCCGCTTCTGGGGTGAGTTCAGCATCGCGGTGCGCGCGTTGGACACCAGCGCCAGCACCACCTGCGACAAGTGCCCCGGGTCGGCACGCACTCGCGCGAGCCCGTCTCCCAGCACGCTGGTGAGCGCCACGCCATCGCCGCGAAGCTGGTGCTCAGTGAGGCTGAGCGCGTCGCGCACCACCGCGTTGAGGTCCACCGGCCGCAGCTCCGCGCGCTCGCGCTGCTGGGAGAAGCGCAGCAGGTTCTGGGTGATTTCCTTGCAGCGCTTGGCGCTCTGCTCGATTTTCCGCAGCGACTCCAGATCCGGGTCGGCGGCGCCTCGGTCGAGCATCAGCAACTGCA from Myxococcus xanthus encodes the following:
- a CDS encoding FecR domain-containing protein is translated as MADSRPSRRQAPFFIGLVLILAALPVGWFVFLRPPPPPPPPPAAPPVVEAPVVQKPLVLELTQVSGKVEVQNTDGSWREATVGMALRRDERVRTDDGSYAMLIGGEAVEVHMDPGTEISVDELTESLSRILLSRGMATAVVRPGQRHTFEVKAANADAKATLQQAGAFTMSNNGDGTVAVGTRDGEVTLLGQGKVVIVRAGQQAVVRPGQAPSEPSPIPTSLLLKVDWPSERTRRERELVVRGQTSPGSRVEVDGVSVKSDAEGNFQRKVVLREGRNTVDVQAYGVGRMRQKDSKDVVVDTTPPPLKTDTENIWNQAGDD